The genomic stretch GTAATCCTCACTAGTATTAGTGAGGATTACACGCATGAATACATTGGAATAAAAGTTGAAATGTTATAAGAGGGTGTAAGAATGCCACAATTTTTTCAAAATAAACGTTTAATGATTGTCCTAGCTGCTATTATCTTACTAGTGGCACTTTTAGGCTATTCTTTAAGAAGTAACAGAAACCTTTCAATTCCCGAGCAGTTTATTAAAGATACAGTAAGTTTGACTGAAAAAGTATTTAATAAACCCGCACAACTTATTGCGGGTTTCTTTAATAATATTGCGGATTTAAAAGATACATACGATGAAAATAAAGTGTTGAAAAGTAAACTTGATAAGTATGTTGAATTATCTGTACATGAGAAGGCTTTAGAAAAAGAAAATAAAGAATTAAAAGACATGATGGGAATTGACAAAAGTCTAAGTGATTATGATACATTTCAAGCTACTGTAACGATTAGAGATCCTGATAAATGGCAACAAATTATAACAATTGATAAAGGATCGTTAAGCGGAATAGAAAAAGAAATGGCTGTTATTACTGCTAAAGGCTTAATAGGAAAAGTAAAGAATGTTTCTAAATTTTCATCAACTGTACAATTATTAAGTTCTTCAGATCGAACAAATCGAATTTCTGCTAAAATCCAAGACAAACACACGGTTTTTGGTTTGATAGAAGGTTATGATGTTGAGAAACAGGCTTTATTATTCAAACGAATTCCTTCAACTGCAAAAGTAAAAAAAGGACAAACAGTCGTGACTTCGGGTCTAGGTGGTGTTTTTCCTGCTAATTTAGTAATAGGAAAAGTTGAAGAGGTTGTTCCTGATGAACATGGGCTAACACAAACAGCGTATATCAAGCCACAAGCGGATTTTAATGATATTGATCACGTGCTTGCTGTTAAACGTTTAATCGACCAGCCAAAGAAAGGAGAGTAGGGAGTAAATGAGTAAGTATGGTTTACCTCTGCTTTTATCACTTCTTTTTATATTAGAAAATATTTATGTTTCAACTGTATCGCCAAATATTCTTGGGCACGATGTGACAGTTGTTCCACATTTTTTATTTTTTGGATTATTATTTATGACGCTATATTATAATCCGAGAAAAGCACTGATTTATGGTGTTATCTTTGGATTTGTTTATGATATTGTTTATACTGAGGTTATTGGTATTTATTTGGCTGCTTTTCCTTTATTTATTTTCTTAATAAGTCAAGCGATGAAAATACTATACGCGAATTTATTCGTTCGAAGTATCCTTGTTTTAATATGGACTGCAGCATTAGAATATTTAGTATACGGATTAAATGCTTTATTCGGATTTACAAATATGAATAATACATACTTTATGAATCATCGATTATTTCCGACATTATTACTGAATGCACTATTTATATTAATTTTTGCATATCCTTTCTCATCATTATTAAGAACGATTCGTGAAAATAATGAGGAAAAATAAAGGATTTTTCTGGTGCATGTCGAATTATACAATCGGGGTGAACACTTATCATGGAACAGAGGCAACAATATGTTACAATTAAAGGAACGAAAGATGGTCTAACACTGCACCTCGATGATACATGTTCTTTTCAGATTTTAGTAGATGAAATTGAAGAAAGACTGTCTACCCACTTGTTTGAGAGCAATGATCGTCCCTTACTTGCAGTTCGTTTAAAAATAGGAAATCGTTTTTTATCTCCCGAACAAGATGAAATAATTCGTTCAATTGTTCGTAAAAAGAATAATCTTGTTGTCGAGACAATCGAAAGTAATGTTATTTCGAAGCAAGACGCTATTGAATGGATGAAAAGGGAGGAAATTGTACCTATTTGTAGAATGGTAAGATCCGGTCAGATTCTCCAAGTGAAAGGTGATTTACTGTTAATCGGTGATGTTAACCCAGGTGGAACTGTTATTGCGGGTGGAAATATCTTTATTATGGGTGCTCTAAGAGGTACTGCTCATGCCGGTTTTAATGGTAATAAGGAGGCAGTTATTGCGGCATCAATAATGAGACCAATGCAGTTGAGAATTTGCAGCATAATGAACAGAGCACCGGATCATTATGGTGATGAAGGCAATGAAATGGAATGTGCTTATATAAATGAAGACGGCCAAATCATTGTCGATCGCATTCAATTTCTGACTCATCTTAGACCTAGTTTGACAAGGTTAGAAAGGGGCATGATGTAACTGTGGGAGAGGCTATAGTAATTACATCTGGTAAAGGTGGAGTTGGTAAAACAACAACATCAGCAAATTTGGGAACAGCTTTAGCGATGTTTGGTAAAAAAGTGTGTTTAATTGACACTGATATAGGCCTACGTAACTTAGATGTTGTAATGGGTTTAGAAAATCGTATTGTCTATGATTTAGTAGACGTTGTTGAAGGCCGCTGTAAAACGCACCAGGCACTAATAAAAGATAAGCGCTTTGAATGCTTATACTTATTACCTGCTGCTCAAACAAGTGATAAAACTGCTGTTTCTCCTGAACAAATGAAAGAGCTAGTTGATGAATTGAAAAAAGACTATGATTATATATTAATAGACTGCCCTGCTGGTATTGAACAAGGATATAAAAATGCAGTAGCAGGTGCGGATAAAGCGATTGTTGTCACAACGCCAGAAGTTTCTTCAATTCGTGATGCAGATCGTATTATAGGATTATTAGATCAAGAGGATATTGAACCTCCAAAACTAGTAATCAACCGTATTAGAAGCCACATGATGGAAAATAAAGATAGTTTAGATGTTGATGATATTACATCAATGTTAGCTGTCGATTTAATCGGTATTGTCCAAGATGATGAGAACGTTCTTAAGGCAACTAATAGTGGTGAACCTGTTGCATTGAATCCAAATTCAAAAGCTTCAATTGCATATAGAAATATTGCAAGAAGAGTGCTAGGGGAATCG from Arthrobacter citreus encodes the following:
- the mreC gene encoding rod shape-determining protein MreC; translated protein: MPQFFQNKRLMIVLAAIILLVALLGYSLRSNRNLSIPEQFIKDTVSLTEKVFNKPAQLIAGFFNNIADLKDTYDENKVLKSKLDKYVELSVHEKALEKENKELKDMMGIDKSLSDYDTFQATVTIRDPDKWQQIITIDKGSLSGIEKEMAVITAKGLIGKVKNVSKFSSTVQLLSSSDRTNRISAKIQDKHTVFGLIEGYDVEKQALLFKRIPSTAKVKKGQTVVTSGLGGVFPANLVIGKVEEVVPDEHGLTQTAYIKPQADFNDIDHVLAVKRLIDQPKKGE
- the mreD gene encoding rod shape-determining protein MreD translates to MSKYGLPLLLSLLFILENIYVSTVSPNILGHDVTVVPHFLFFGLLFMTLYYNPRKALIYGVIFGFVYDIVYTEVIGIYLAAFPLFIFLISQAMKILYANLFVRSILVLIWTAALEYLVYGLNALFGFTNMNNTYFMNHRLFPTLLLNALFILIFAYPFSSLLRTIRENNEEK
- the minC gene encoding septum site-determining protein MinC; this translates as MMEQRQQYVTIKGTKDGLTLHLDDTCSFQILVDEIEERLSTHLFESNDRPLLAVRLKIGNRFLSPEQDEIIRSIVRKKNNLVVETIESNVISKQDAIEWMKREEIVPICRMVRSGQILQVKGDLLLIGDVNPGGTVIAGGNIFIMGALRGTAHAGFNGNKEAVIAASIMRPMQLRICSIMNRAPDHYGDEGNEMECAYINEDGQIIVDRIQFLTHLRPSLTRLERGMM
- the minD gene encoding septum site-determining protein MinD, which gives rise to MGEAIVITSGKGGVGKTTTSANLGTALAMFGKKVCLIDTDIGLRNLDVVMGLENRIVYDLVDVVEGRCKTHQALIKDKRFECLYLLPAAQTSDKTAVSPEQMKELVDELKKDYDYILIDCPAGIEQGYKNAVAGADKAIVVTTPEVSSIRDADRIIGLLDQEDIEPPKLVINRIRSHMMENKDSLDVDDITSMLAVDLIGIVQDDENVLKATNSGEPVALNPNSKASIAYRNIARRVLGESVPLQSLETDKSIFFKVKKLFGIR